The proteins below come from a single Epinephelus moara isolate mb chromosome 19, YSFRI_EMoa_1.0, whole genome shotgun sequence genomic window:
- the kcnk1b gene encoding potassium channel subfamily K member 1b, which translates to MLQSLASNSCVRLIQSHKSTWYFVSLVLGYILYLIFGAVVFSSVELPYEDLLRQELRAIKKQFLQENECLSEERLESFLKKALDASNYGVSILNNASANWNWDFTSALFFASTVLSTTGYGHTAPLSDGGKAFCIIYSVIGIPFTLLFLTAVVQRIMVFSTRRPIMYIHRRWGLSKPLVAIVHATLLATLAVSCFFLIPAAIFSALEENWNFLESFYFCFISLSTIGLGDYVPGEAANQRFRELYKVGITVYLILGLIVMLVVLETFCELQQLKQLRKMFYLKKEKPQDRLAILEHDHLSFTTVSNRATAYSEGKPQPFVGVPTLVSPNDDPMIQ; encoded by the exons ATGCTTCAGTCTCTAGCCAGCAATTCGTGTGTGCGGTTGATACAGAGTCACAAATCGACATGGTATTTTGTATCTCTAGTCCTGGGATATATCCTGTATCTCATATTCGGAGCTGTTGTCTTCTCCTCGGTCGAGCTGCCTTATGAAGACCTCCTGCGCCAGGAGCTGAGGGCCATTAAAAAACAGTTCCTCCAGGAAAATGAGTGTCTATCCGAGGAGCGTCTGGAGAGCTTTCTAAAGAAAGCCCTGGACGCCAGTAATTATGGGGTTTCCATCCTCAATAACGCATCGGCTAACTGGAACTGGGACTTCACGTCTGCGCTGTTTTTTGCGAGCACAGTGCTGTCCACCACAG GATATGGCCACACAGCACCACTGTCAGATGGTGGGAAGGCATTTTGCATTATCTATTCAGTGATTGGCATCCCCttcaccctcctcttcctcaccgcGGTGGTGCAAAGGATCATGGTGTTCAGCACGCGGAGGCCGATCATGTACATCCACAGGCGTTGGGGCCTGTCCAAGCCCCTGGTGGCCATCGTTCATGCCACTCTGCTCGCCACGTTGGCCGTCTCCTGCTTCTTCCTGATCCCCGCCGCCATCTTCTCAGCGCTGGAGGAGAACTGGAACTTCCTGGAGTCCTTCTACTTCTGCTTCATTTCGCTCAGCACCATTGGCCTGGGTGACTACGTACCTGGAGAGGCTGCTAATCAGAGGTTCAGGGAGCTCTACAAAGTGGGCATCACTG TCTACCTGATCCTGGGTCTGATAGTCATGCTGGTGGTGCTGGAGACCTTCTgcgagctgcagcagctgaagcAGCTGAGGAAGATGTTCTACCTGAAGAAGGAGAAGCCGCAGGACCGCCTCGCCATTTTGGAGCACGACCACCTGTCTTTCACCACCGTGTCCAACAGAGCCACGGCTTACAGTGAGGGCAAACCCCAGCCGTTTGTTGGCGTTCCAACTCTGGTCTCTCCCAATGACGATCCCATGATCCAGTAA